A single genomic interval of Lathyrus oleraceus cultivar Zhongwan6 chromosome 7, CAAS_Psat_ZW6_1.0, whole genome shotgun sequence harbors:
- the LOC127105833 gene encoding protein THYLAKOID ASSEMBLY 8-like, chloroplastic, with protein sequence MSIRCFARKWKTHRLASVFLRQFTSNSTKSSNPIRDVSTTLSLRQTVTAFEYKNTCGGFREYHDGRPRGPLWRGKKLIGKEALFVISGLKRFKDDEDKLPKFIKTHVLRLLKMDLIAVLTELERQQEVSLALTVFKVMQKQDWYKPDIFLYKDLIIALARAKRMDDVLQLWESMKKENLFPDSQAYTEVIRGFLSSGSPADAMNIYEDMKNSPDPPEELPFRILLKGLLPHPLLRNKVKQDFEEIFPDSSIYDPPQEIFGAR encoded by the exons ATGTCAATTCGGTGTTTCGCTAGAAAATGGAAAACACATCGTTTAGCTTCAGTATTCCTCAGACAGTTTACGTCAAATTCAACAAAAAGTAGCAACCCTATCAGAGACGTTTCAACTACACTGTCTTTGAGACAAACTGTTACAGCGTTTGAATACAAAAACACATGTGGCGGTTTTAGGGAATATCACGACGGAAGACCAAGGGGTCCCCTTTGGAGGGGAAAGAAGCTCATTGGTAAAGAAGCTCTCTTTGTCATTTCTGGGTTGAAAAGGTTTAAAGATGATGAAGATAAGCTTCCCAAGTTTATCAAAACTCATGTTTTGCGACTCTTGAAGATGGATTTGATTGCTGTTCTCACAGAACTCGAGCGCCAACAGGAAGTTTCTCTCGCTCTCACG GTGTTTAAGGTGATGCAAAAGCAGGATTGGTACAAGCCCGATATATTCTTGTATAAGGACTTAATTATTGCGTTGGCAAGGGCTAAAAGAATGGATGATGTGTTGCAATTGTGGGAAAGCATGAAGAAGGAGAATCTGTTCCCTGATTCACAGGCTTATACTGAAGTCATAAGGGGCTTCTTGAGCAGTGGATCTCCTGCAGATGCGATGAACATATATGAGGACATGAAGAATTCTCCGGATCCACCAGAGGAGTTGCCGTTCAGAATTTTGTTGAAAGGACTCCTGCCACATCCTCTTTTGAGAAACAAAGTTAAACAAGATTTTGAAGAAATCTTTCCTGATTCCAGTATCTATGATCCACCACAAGAGATATTCGGTGCACGCTGA
- the LOC127105835 gene encoding uncharacterized protein LOC127105835, with protein sequence MFLPPFASSTRISPAVSDVSRPKLTTTSIHIMALDGIVNANSLFTLALFLGITSTNTNSTLIGDNPACIAGPSVAESLMAYHVYSFSSFLFSSLIALAIKNVISISKGIDGAVATNNLVHGYELAGEVNTVALRLGTLVSAFGSVFGCGFLVMALVDLVQIKLGTLACGSHYTLYAIAPLLILVPFALLIYVILVLYAFTR encoded by the coding sequence atgtTTCTTCCTCCGTTTGCTTCCTCCACCCGCATCTCACCGGCAGTATCCGATGTATCACGCCCGAAACTAACAACAACCAGCATTCACATTATGGCCTTAGACGGAATCGTCAACGCAAATTCGCTATTCACATTAGCACTCTTCCTCGGCATCACATCCACCAACACCAACAGCACTCTAATCGGAGACAACCCTGCCTGCATAGCTGGACCCTCTGTCGCGGAGAGCCTCATGGCCTACCATGTCTACTCCTTCAGCTCCTTCCTTTTCTCAAGCCTCATTGCTTTGGCTATCAAAAACGTCATCAGCATCAGCAAGGGCATTGATGGAGCTGTTGCTACCAATAACTTGGTGCATGGTTATGAGTTAGCTGGGGAAGTTAACACTGTTGCTTTGAGGCTTGGAACTTTGGTTTCGGCTTTTGGATCGGTTTTTGGATGTGGGTTTTTGGTTATGGCTTTGGTTGATTTGGTGCAGATTAAGTTGGGAACTTTGGCTTGTGGGAGTCATTATACTTTGTATGCTATTGCTCCTTTGCTTATTCTTGTTCCTTTTGCATTACTTATATATGTTATTCTTGTTCTCTATGCTTTTACTCGTTAG